From one Streptomyces sp. CA-210063 genomic stretch:
- the dnaG gene encoding DNA primase encodes MAGRINDEDVKAVRDAVPIDAVVSEYLQLRNAGGGNLKGLCPFHDEKSPSFQVSPSKGLFHCFGCQEGGDTITFVMKVDHLSFSEAVERLAGQAGITLRYEEGGYNPSHQRGERIRLVEAHKIAAEWYAEQLATSPEADTGRIFLAERGFDQAAAVHFGVGYSPQGWDHLTRFLRGKGFADKELLLSGLSQEGRRGPIDRFRGRLMWPIRDIAGDVVGFGARKLYESDNGPKYLNTPDTAIYRKSQVLYGIDLAKKDIAKASRAVVVEGYTDVMACHLAGVTTAIATCGTAFGGDHIKILRRLLMDNGSARVIFTFDGDAAGQKAALRAFEDDQKFAAETYIAIAPDGMDPCELRLAKGDEAVVELTEPRTPLFEFALRQIVARYDLETPAGRAAALDEAAPVVARIKNSGAQHEVAVQLAGMLGILDTQFVVKRVAQLARWARDRGGQGPAPAAQRPSQPYESTARPPSGPALTLRNPVFATERELLKLALQRPELVAPAFDAYGVDEFTAEQYAAVRQTIIEAGGVEYGAEDPQEYLVRVREAAPDDTVRAMVTELAVEAIMRKTVDEVYAGAQLVTVRRRAVERRVRDVQGSLARAAAQGDPAQLAAVQNELWVLQQYDQALRERGAEAL; translated from the coding sequence GTGGCAGGACGGATCAACGACGAGGACGTGAAGGCGGTACGGGACGCGGTCCCGATCGACGCCGTGGTGTCCGAGTACCTCCAGCTGCGGAACGCGGGCGGGGGGAACCTCAAGGGACTCTGCCCGTTCCACGACGAGAAGTCGCCGTCCTTCCAGGTCAGCCCTAGCAAGGGCCTCTTCCACTGCTTCGGCTGCCAGGAGGGCGGCGACACCATCACGTTCGTGATGAAGGTCGACCACCTGTCCTTCTCGGAGGCGGTCGAGCGGCTGGCCGGACAGGCCGGAATCACCCTTCGCTACGAGGAGGGCGGGTACAACCCGTCGCACCAGCGCGGCGAGCGGATCCGCCTGGTAGAGGCGCACAAGATCGCCGCCGAGTGGTACGCGGAGCAGCTCGCCACCAGCCCGGAGGCCGACACGGGCCGGATCTTCCTCGCCGAGCGCGGCTTCGACCAGGCCGCCGCCGTCCACTTCGGCGTCGGCTACAGCCCCCAGGGCTGGGACCACCTCACCCGCTTTCTGCGCGGCAAGGGCTTCGCCGACAAGGAACTGCTCCTGTCCGGGCTGTCCCAGGAGGGCCGCCGCGGCCCCATCGACCGCTTCCGGGGCCGTCTGATGTGGCCCATCCGCGACATCGCCGGCGACGTGGTGGGCTTCGGCGCCCGCAAGCTCTACGAGTCGGACAACGGACCCAAGTACCTGAACACCCCGGACACGGCGATCTACCGCAAGTCCCAGGTCCTGTACGGCATCGACCTCGCCAAGAAGGACATCGCCAAGGCCAGCCGGGCCGTCGTGGTCGAGGGGTACACGGACGTCATGGCCTGCCACCTCGCCGGGGTGACCACGGCCATCGCGACCTGCGGTACGGCCTTCGGCGGCGACCACATCAAGATCCTCCGCCGGCTGCTGATGGACAACGGCAGCGCACGCGTGATCTTCACCTTCGACGGCGACGCGGCCGGCCAGAAGGCGGCCCTGCGCGCCTTCGAGGACGACCAGAAGTTCGCCGCCGAGACGTACATCGCGATCGCGCCGGACGGCATGGACCCGTGCGAGCTGCGGCTGGCGAAGGGCGACGAGGCGGTCGTCGAGCTGACCGAACCCCGCACCCCGCTCTTCGAGTTCGCGCTCCGCCAGATCGTCGCCCGCTACGACCTGGAGACCCCGGCGGGCCGCGCCGCCGCCCTCGACGAGGCCGCGCCCGTCGTGGCCCGCATCAAGAACAGCGGCGCCCAGCACGAGGTCGCCGTGCAGCTCGCCGGCATGCTCGGCATCCTCGACACCCAGTTCGTCGTCAAGCGCGTCGCCCAGCTGGCCCGCTGGGCCCGCGACCGCGGCGGCCAGGGCCCCGCCCCGGCCGCCCAGCGCCCGTCACAGCCGTACGAGTCCACCGCCCGGCCCCCGTCCGGCCCGGCCCTCACCCTCCGCAACCCGGTCTTCGCCACCGAGCGGGAACTCCTCAAACTCGCCCTCCAGCGCCCGGAGTTGGTCGCCCCGGCCTTCGACGCCTACGGGGTCGACGAGTTCACCGCCGAGCAGTACGCGGCCGTCCGCCAGACGATCATCGAGGCGGGCGGTGTCGAGTACGGCGCCGAGGACCCGCAGGAGTATCTGGTCCGGGTCCGCGAGGCCGCACCGGACGACACGGTGCGGGCCATGGTGACCGAGCTGGCCGTCGAGGCGATCATGCGCAAGACGGTCGACGAGGTGTATGCCGGGGCCCAGCTGGTCACCGTGCGCCGCCGGGCCGTCGAACGTCGGGTGCGTGACGTCCAGGGCAGCCTGGCGAGGGCGGCCGCCCAGGGCGACCCGGCCCAGCTGGCCGCCGTACAGAACGAGTTGTGGGTCCTCCAGCAGTACGACCAGGCGTTGCGGGAGCGGGGCGCGGAGGCGCTCTGA
- a CDS encoding RNA polymerase sigma factor, with amino-acid sequence MPESSERGRPAHGFEIPAVPLDEYGMDGGEAARAIPDVPLPYALAATFLEVAPVQTQTLIQNDISTAISTDQNDISTAVSTDGAEPDAETDVITAVPAQSRAAHHPEAAPEASPELDEPPAAVVEAIETADPPEPVELPRSRPDTSGPSSDLFRQYLREIGRIPLLTAAEEVELARRVEAGLFAEEKLGSAPDLDTQLALDLDKLVVMGRMAKRRLIEANLRLVVSVAKRYVGRGLTMLDLVQEGNLGLIRAVEKFDYARGYKFSTYATWWIRQAMSRALADQARTIRVPVHVVELINRVVRVQRRMLQERGYEPTPEEVAAHLDLLPERVSEVLRLAQEPVSLHAPVGEEDDVALGDLIEDGDAASPVESAAFLLLREHLEAVLSTLGERERKVVQLRYGLADGRPRTLEEIGRIFGVTRERIRQIESKTLNKLRDHAFADQLRGYLD; translated from the coding sequence GTGCCTGAGTCCTCGGAGCGCGGCCGACCCGCCCATGGGTTCGAGATCCCCGCGGTTCCGCTCGATGAGTACGGGATGGACGGCGGCGAGGCCGCCCGCGCCATCCCAGACGTACCGCTGCCGTACGCCCTGGCAGCGACATTCCTGGAGGTCGCCCCCGTGCAGACCCAGACCCTCATACAGAACGACATCAGTACGGCCATCAGTACCGACCAGAACGACATCAGTACGGCCGTCAGTACCGACGGCGCGGAGCCGGACGCGGAGACCGACGTCATCACGGCGGTGCCCGCCCAGAGCCGCGCCGCGCACCACCCCGAGGCGGCGCCGGAGGCGTCGCCCGAGCTCGACGAGCCACCGGCCGCCGTGGTGGAGGCCATCGAGACGGCCGATCCCCCCGAACCCGTCGAACTCCCGCGCAGCCGCCCGGACACCAGTGGCCCGTCTTCCGACCTGTTCCGCCAGTACCTGCGCGAGATCGGCCGCATCCCGCTGCTCACGGCGGCGGAGGAAGTGGAACTCGCCCGCCGGGTCGAGGCCGGCCTCTTCGCCGAGGAGAAGCTGGGCAGCGCCCCCGACCTCGACACCCAACTCGCCCTCGACCTCGACAAGCTGGTCGTCATGGGCCGCATGGCCAAGCGCCGCCTGATCGAGGCGAACCTGCGGCTCGTCGTGTCGGTGGCGAAGCGTTACGTAGGCCGTGGCCTGACCATGCTGGACCTGGTCCAGGAAGGAAACCTGGGCCTCATCCGGGCCGTCGAGAAGTTCGACTACGCGCGCGGCTACAAGTTCTCGACCTACGCGACCTGGTGGATCCGCCAGGCCATGTCCCGCGCCCTCGCCGACCAGGCCCGCACCATCCGCGTCCCCGTCCACGTGGTCGAGCTCATCAACCGGGTCGTCCGCGTCCAGCGCCGCATGCTCCAGGAGCGGGGCTACGAGCCCACCCCCGAGGAGGTGGCCGCCCACCTCGACCTGCTGCCCGAGCGAGTCAGCGAGGTCCTCCGCCTCGCCCAGGAACCGGTGTCGCTCCACGCCCCGGTGGGCGAGGAGGACGACGTGGCCCTCGGCGACCTCATCGAGGACGGCGACGCGGCGAGCCCCGTGGAATCGGCCGCGTTCCTGCTGCTCCGCGAACACCTGGAAGCGGTCCTCTCCACCCTCGGCGAACGCGAACGCAAGGTGGTCCAGCTGCGTTACGGCTTGGCGGACGGCCGCCCCCGCACGCTGGAGGAGATAGGCCGCATCTTCGGCGTCACCCGCGAACGCATCAGGCAGATCGAGTCCAAGACGCTGAACAAGCTGCGGGACCACGCCTTCGCGGACCAACTGAGGGGCTACCTGGACTGA
- a CDS encoding ABC transporter ATP-binding protein, with the protein MAGPLGRMAGAGGGPDQHTMDFKGSGKRLLAQFRPERLTMYAMVVCAVLSVGLSVLGPWILGKATDLVFAGVVGREMPAGRTKAEVLEGLRERGDGAVADMLSGTNFTPGKGIDFDAVGAVLLVALGIFLVAGLLMAAATRLSNRAINRTVYLMREELQAKLSRLPLSYFDQRQRGEVLSRATNDIDNIGQTLQQSMGQLVNSLLTIIGVLVMMFWVSPLLALVALVTVPVSFLVATRVGKRSQPHFVAQWRTTGKLNAHIEEMYTGHTLVKVFGRQEESAKQFAEENERLYEAGFKAQFNSGIMQPLMFFVSNINYVLVAVVGGLRVASGALSIGDVQAFIQYSRQFSMPLTQVASMANLVQSGVASAERVFEVLDADEQDADAVPGVRPEELRGRVALEGVSFRYDADKPLIEDLSLVVEPGHTVAIVGPTGAGKTTLVNLLMRFYEVTGGRITLDGVDVASMSRDELRDGIGMVLQDTWLFGGTIAENIAYGASASRKVTRGEIEEAARAAHADRFIRTLPDGYDTVIDDEGTGVSAGEKQLITIARAFLSDPVILVLDEATSSVDTRTEVLIQKAMAKLAHGRTSFVIAHRLSTIRDADTILVMEGGAIVEQGAHEELLAADGAYARLYKAQFVEAVAEVD; encoded by the coding sequence ATGGCCGGGCCGTTGGGACGGATGGCGGGGGCCGGAGGCGGCCCCGATCAGCACACCATGGACTTCAAGGGGTCCGGGAAGCGGCTGCTCGCGCAGTTCAGGCCCGAGCGATTGACGATGTACGCGATGGTCGTGTGCGCGGTGCTCAGCGTCGGGCTGTCGGTGCTGGGACCGTGGATCCTCGGCAAGGCGACCGACCTGGTGTTCGCGGGGGTCGTCGGGCGGGAGATGCCGGCGGGCCGGACGAAGGCCGAGGTGCTGGAAGGGCTGCGGGAGCGTGGGGACGGCGCGGTCGCCGACATGCTGTCCGGCACGAACTTCACGCCCGGCAAGGGCATCGATTTCGACGCCGTAGGCGCCGTGCTGCTGGTTGCCCTCGGCATCTTCCTGGTCGCGGGACTGCTGATGGCGGCGGCCACGCGGCTGTCCAACCGGGCCATCAACCGGACCGTCTACCTCATGCGCGAGGAGCTCCAGGCGAAGCTGTCGCGGCTGCCGCTGTCGTACTTCGACCAGCGGCAGCGGGGTGAGGTGCTGAGCCGGGCGACCAACGACATCGACAACATCGGCCAGACGCTGCAGCAGTCGATGGGGCAGCTCGTCAACTCGCTCCTCACCATCATCGGTGTGCTGGTGATGATGTTCTGGGTGTCGCCGCTGCTGGCGCTGGTCGCGCTGGTGACCGTACCGGTGTCGTTCCTGGTGGCCACGCGGGTGGGCAAGCGGTCGCAGCCGCACTTCGTCGCGCAGTGGCGGACCACCGGGAAGCTCAACGCGCACATCGAGGAGATGTACACCGGGCACACACTGGTGAAGGTGTTCGGGCGGCAGGAGGAGTCGGCGAAGCAGTTCGCCGAGGAGAACGAGCGGTTGTACGAGGCCGGGTTCAAGGCCCAGTTCAACAGCGGGATCATGCAGCCGCTGATGTTCTTCGTGTCGAACATCAACTATGTGCTGGTGGCGGTGGTGGGCGGGCTGCGGGTCGCTTCGGGTGCCCTGTCGATCGGCGATGTGCAGGCCTTCATCCAGTACTCCCGGCAGTTCTCCATGCCGCTGACGCAGGTGGCGTCGATGGCGAACCTCGTGCAGTCGGGCGTGGCTTCGGCCGAGCGGGTCTTCGAAGTGCTGGACGCCGACGAGCAGGACGCCGACGCCGTGCCCGGGGTGCGGCCGGAGGAGCTGCGGGGGCGGGTGGCGCTGGAGGGCGTGTCCTTCCGGTACGACGCCGACAAGCCGCTGATCGAGGATCTGTCGCTGGTCGTCGAGCCCGGGCACACGGTGGCGATCGTGGGGCCGACCGGGGCCGGGAAGACGACCCTGGTGAACCTGCTGATGCGGTTCTACGAGGTCACCGGTGGGCGGATCACGCTCGACGGGGTCGATGTCGCGTCCATGTCCCGGGACGAACTGCGGGACGGGATAGGGATGGTGCTCCAGGACACCTGGCTGTTCGGGGGGACCATCGCGGAGAACATCGCGTACGGGGCGTCGGCCTCGCGGAAGGTCACGCGGGGGGAGATCGAGGAGGCTGCTCGGGCGGCGCACGCGGACCGGTTCATCCGGACGCTGCCCGACGGGTACGACACCGTGATCGACGACGAGGGGACGGGGGTGAGTGCGGGTGAGAAGCAGCTCATCACGATCGCTCGGGCGTTCCTGTCGGATCCGGTGATTCTGGTGCTGGACGAGGCGACGAGTTCGGTCGACACGCGTACGGAGGTGTTGATCCAGAAGGCGATGGCGAAGCTCGCGCATGGGCGGACGTCGTTCGTGATCGCGCATCGGTTGTCGACGATTCGGGATGCGGACACGATTTTGGTGATGGAGGGTGGGGCGATCGTGGAGCAGGGGGCGCACGAGGAGTTGTTGGCCGCGGATGGGGCTTATGCGCGGCTGTACAAGGCGCAGTTCGTGGAGGCTGTGGCTGAGGTGGACTGA
- a CDS encoding ABC transporter ATP-binding protein, producing the protein MLIRLLRSHLRPYRTPIVLLVLLQFVQTCATLYLPTLNADIIDEGVVEGDTGYILSFGALMIGISLVQVVCNIGAVYYGARTASAVGRDIRAAVFDRVQSFSAREVGHFGAPSLITRTTNDVQQVQMLVLMTFTLVVSAPIMCVGGIVLALGLDVPLSGVLLAVVPVLGVSVSLIVRRLRPLFRTMQERLDIVNRVLREQITGNRVIRAFVRDDYEKDRFRKANVELTDVSLGTGRMLALMFPIVMTVINLSSIAVVWFGAHRIDSGGMEIGALTAFLAYLMQIVMAVMMATFMFMMMPRAEVCAERIQEVLDTETSVVPPVEPVRELRRHGFLEVRGAGFRYPGAEEPVLRSIQVVARPGETTAVIGSTGSGKSTLLGLVPRLFDATEGEVLVDGVDVRTLDPKLLARTVSLVPQKPYLFSGTVATNLRYGNPDATDEELWHALEVAQAKEFVERLEGGLNAPIAQGGTNVSGGQRQRLAIARTLVQRPEIYLFDDSFSALDYATDAALRAALGRETADATVVIVAQRVATIRDADRIIVLDEGRVVGTGRHHELMADNETYREIVLSQLTEAEAA; encoded by the coding sequence GTGCTCATACGATTGCTGAGAAGTCATCTCCGTCCGTACCGGACACCGATCGTCCTGCTGGTGCTGCTGCAGTTCGTGCAGACGTGCGCCACGCTCTACCTGCCCACGCTGAACGCGGACATCATCGACGAGGGCGTGGTGGAGGGGGACACGGGTTACATCCTGTCCTTCGGCGCGTTGATGATCGGTATCTCGCTGGTGCAGGTCGTCTGCAACATCGGGGCCGTGTACTACGGCGCCCGTACCGCTTCGGCGGTCGGCCGGGACATCCGGGCGGCCGTGTTCGACCGGGTGCAGTCGTTCTCGGCGCGTGAGGTCGGTCACTTCGGTGCGCCGTCGCTGATCACGCGGACGACGAACGATGTGCAGCAGGTGCAGATGCTGGTGCTGATGACGTTCACCCTGGTGGTGTCGGCGCCGATCATGTGTGTGGGCGGCATCGTGCTGGCCCTCGGCCTGGATGTGCCGCTGTCGGGGGTGCTGCTCGCCGTCGTACCGGTGCTCGGCGTTTCCGTCAGCCTCATCGTGCGCCGGCTGCGCCCCCTGTTCCGCACGATGCAGGAGCGGCTCGACATCGTGAACCGGGTGCTGCGGGAGCAGATCACCGGCAACCGGGTGATCCGGGCCTTCGTGCGGGACGACTACGAGAAGGACCGGTTCCGGAAGGCGAACGTCGAGCTCACGGACGTATCCCTGGGGACCGGGCGGATGCTCGCGCTGATGTTCCCGATCGTGATGACGGTCATCAACCTGTCGTCGATCGCGGTGGTGTGGTTCGGCGCCCATCGGATCGACAGCGGCGGGATGGAGATCGGCGCGCTCACCGCCTTCCTCGCCTATCTGATGCAGATCGTCATGGCCGTGATGATGGCCACCTTCATGTTCATGATGATGCCGCGTGCGGAGGTGTGCGCCGAGCGCATCCAGGAGGTGCTCGACACCGAGACGAGTGTCGTGCCGCCGGTGGAGCCCGTGCGGGAGCTGCGGCGGCACGGGTTCCTGGAGGTCCGGGGTGCGGGCTTCCGCTATCCGGGTGCCGAGGAGCCGGTGCTCAGGTCGATCCAGGTCGTGGCGCGGCCGGGTGAGACGACCGCCGTCATCGGGTCGACCGGCAGCGGCAAGTCGACGCTCCTCGGGCTGGTCCCCCGACTGTTCGACGCCACCGAGGGCGAGGTGCTGGTGGACGGTGTCGACGTACGGACGCTCGATCCGAAGCTGCTGGCCAGGACGGTGAGTCTGGTGCCGCAGAAGCCGTATCTCTTCTCGGGGACCGTGGCGACGAACCTGCGGTACGGCAATCCGGACGCCACGGACGAGGAGCTGTGGCACGCGCTGGAGGTGGCGCAGGCGAAGGAGTTCGTCGAGCGGCTCGAAGGCGGGCTGAACGCGCCCATCGCGCAGGGCGGGACGAATGTGTCGGGCGGGCAGCGGCAGCGGCTCGCGATCGCGCGGACGCTGGTGCAACGGCCGGAGATCTACCTCTTCGACGACTCCTTCTCCGCGCTCGACTACGCGACCGACGCCGCCCTGCGCGCGGCGCTGGGGCGGGAGACCGCCGACGCGACCGTCGTGATCGTCGCCCAGCGGGTGGCGACCATCAGGGACGCCGACCGGATCATCGTGCTCGACGAGGGCCGGGTCGTCGGTACCGGCCGCCATCACGAGCTGATGGCGGACAACGAGACCTACCGGGAGATCGTCCTCTCCCAGCTCACGGAAGCGGAGGCAGCCTGA
- a CDS encoding FGGY family carbohydrate kinase, producing MGIVAGLDSSPDFTRIVVCDSDTGAVLRQGYAPHPLEAAEGGARPSDVDPQAWLLSLGEAATGGLLEGVQAIGVSSQQNGLIALDAQGNTVRPAMVGADRRTQVAAADLVDALGGRGAWAEAVGCVPGAAQPVTKLRWMSRTEPDAAMRTAVLLQAHDWLVWQLLGRPVRRTTDRGGASGTGYWNAATGQYRTDLVEMALGHQVMLPEVLGPSDAAGTTPEGLLISAGTGETMAAAFGLGIGLGDAVVSLGASGSVMAVHTEALVDSSGMITSLADATGMHLPVVTTLNAVRTLRGASEMLGVADLEGLSELAMKSTPGSHGLVMLPYLEGERTPNLPHTAGTLAGLRRESMKPEHFARAAFEGMLCGLADALDVLRGRGVDVRRIFLLGAAAELPAVQAAAPALFGVPVVVPQPADYAAVGAARQAAWALGVTQGTLDPRTPPLWPGAAAQLLDPGDELAVGQAVRQQYVSVREQTHPGAFRA from the coding sequence ATGGGGATAGTCGCCGGGCTGGACAGTTCGCCCGATTTTACGCGCATTGTCGTCTGTGACTCGGACACAGGGGCCGTGCTCAGGCAGGGGTATGCCCCGCACCCGTTGGAGGCGGCGGAGGGCGGGGCGCGTCCGTCGGACGTCGATCCGCAGGCGTGGCTGCTGTCTCTGGGGGAGGCGGCCACAGGCGGGCTGCTGGAGGGTGTGCAGGCCATCGGGGTGTCGTCCCAGCAGAACGGGCTGATCGCGCTGGACGCGCAGGGCAACACCGTGCGCCCGGCGATGGTCGGCGCCGACAGGCGGACCCAGGTCGCGGCGGCCGACCTGGTCGACGCGCTCGGGGGGCGCGGGGCGTGGGCGGAGGCCGTCGGCTGTGTGCCGGGGGCCGCGCAGCCGGTGACCAAGCTGCGCTGGATGAGCCGTACGGAACCGGATGCCGCGATGCGGACCGCCGTACTGCTCCAGGCTCACGACTGGCTGGTCTGGCAGTTGCTGGGGCGGCCGGTGCGGCGGACCACCGACCGGGGCGGGGCGTCCGGCACCGGGTACTGGAACGCGGCGACCGGGCAGTACCGCACCGATCTCGTCGAGATGGCCCTGGGGCATCAGGTCATGCTCCCCGAGGTGCTCGGGCCCTCGGACGCGGCCGGTACGACGCCGGAGGGGCTCCTCATCTCCGCCGGCACCGGTGAGACCATGGCCGCCGCGTTCGGACTGGGCATCGGGCTCGGTGACGCAGTGGTGTCGCTGGGGGCCTCCGGGTCCGTCATGGCCGTACACACCGAGGCGCTCGTCGACTCCTCCGGGATGATCACCTCGCTGGCCGACGCCACGGGGATGCATTTGCCGGTCGTCACCACGCTGAACGCCGTACGGACGCTGCGCGGGGCCTCCGAGATGCTGGGCGTGGCCGATCTGGAGGGGCTGTCCGAGCTGGCGATGAAGTCGACGCCGGGGTCGCACGGGCTGGTGATGCTGCCGTATCTGGAGGGCGAGCGGACGCCGAATCTGCCGCACACGGCCGGGACGCTGGCCGGGCTGCGGCGGGAGTCGATGAAGCCGGAGCACTTCGCGCGGGCAGCGTTCGAGGGGATGCTGTGCGGGCTCGCGGACGCGCTGGACGTGCTGCGCGGCCGGGGCGTCGACGTACGGCGGATCTTCCTGCTGGGTGCGGCGGCGGAGCTGCCCGCCGTGCAGGCGGCGGCGCCGGCGCTGTTCGGCGTGCCGGTGGTCGTGCCGCAGCCCGCGGACTACGCGGCGGTGGGCGCGGCCCGGCAGGCGGCCTGGGCGCTGGGCGTGACCCAGGGGACGCTCGACCCACGGACACCGCCGCTCTGGCCCGGTGCGGCCGCTCAACTGCTGGACCCGGGGGACGAGTTGGCTGTGGGGCAGGCGGTTCGGCAGCAGTACGTCTCGGTGCGTGAGCAGACTCACCCCGGGGCGTTCCGGGCCTGA
- a CDS encoding YtxH domain-containing protein — protein sequence MRYRLTFFAGLALGYVLGTRAGRERYEQLKKSAQQVAQNPAVRNTAESAAQQGRVFAGKAYHVVSERVGDHVPDSVAERVRSLRARNGHGSAGDDWGTSNT from the coding sequence ATGCGGTATCGGCTCACGTTCTTTGCCGGACTGGCCCTGGGTTACGTGCTCGGCACACGCGCCGGACGCGAGCGCTACGAGCAGTTGAAGAAGTCCGCCCAGCAGGTCGCGCAGAACCCCGCCGTGCGCAACACCGCGGAGTCGGCGGCCCAGCAGGGGCGCGTGTTCGCCGGCAAGGCGTACCACGTGGTCAGCGAGAGGGTCGGGGACCACGTGCCCGACTCGGTCGCCGAGAGGGTCCGCTCCCTGCGCGCACGCAACGGGCACGGCTCCGCCGGAGACGACTGGGGTACCAGTAATACATAG
- a CDS encoding type II toxin-antitoxin system VapB family antitoxin, with protein sequence MSVTQIDLDDEALAEAMRLMGATTKKETVNAALRDYVARIKRLEAAEKLAARGERGEFEQAAAAHEAEKRARREAFE encoded by the coding sequence GTGTCCGTCACTCAGATTGATCTCGACGACGAGGCGCTGGCCGAGGCCATGCGGCTCATGGGTGCCACGACGAAGAAGGAGACCGTCAACGCGGCGCTTCGGGACTACGTGGCGCGGATCAAGAGGCTTGAGGCCGCGGAGAAGCTGGCCGCGCGAGGTGAGCGCGGCGAGTTCGAGCAGGCCGCAGCGGCGCATGAAGCCGAGAAGCGTGCGCGGCGCGAGGCCTTCGAGTGA
- a CDS encoding PIN domain nuclease gives MITYLVDTSALWHLFRTPGALRPWEGHIAAGVFHLCEPTRAEFLYSATSPSHRDELAEELDALCLLSPVPKNAWRWVDTAQYKLTQRGQHRAAGAIDLLVCATAVHHGHTVLHVDNDFATVAGVLKEVQQRDARA, from the coding sequence GTGATCACGTATCTGGTGGACACCTCGGCTCTGTGGCATCTGTTCCGTACCCCAGGTGCGCTGCGCCCCTGGGAGGGACACATCGCCGCCGGGGTGTTCCACCTCTGCGAGCCGACACGTGCCGAATTCCTCTACTCGGCGACCAGCCCGTCTCACCGAGATGAGCTGGCCGAGGAACTGGACGCGCTCTGTCTGCTCTCCCCGGTTCCGAAGAACGCCTGGCGGTGGGTCGACACCGCCCAGTACAAACTGACCCAGAGGGGTCAGCATCGGGCGGCGGGAGCGATCGACCTGTTGGTGTGTGCAACAGCTGTACACCATGGGCACACCGTCCTCCACGTGGACAATGACTTCGCGACGGTGGCCGGAGTCCTCAAGGAAGTCCAGCAGCGAGACGCACGAGCTTGA